The Cryptomeria japonica chromosome 9, Sugi_1.0, whole genome shotgun sequence DNA segment TACTAAATTATAATTTGAAAAGAGACATCCATCTAGAATAGATATTGGATAAGATAAGGATACTTTATATCCTTTTGAAATAGACACttgattagaaaaataataatttgaatcaTCATTTGAGTGGCAGCCTGAGCCTTGAGGGATTTTAGTTTTTTTGACAAGACCAAATAAATCCACGTGTTCTACTTTTTTGGCGAGATACCCGCAAATTGTGCTGCGAACACCCACCGCCTTAACAAGATTCAACGAACGTAGACTGCTCAGAAGATCTTCCCGCACATTCACTTTTTCTTCCAAACGTTTTTACCGCTTCTTGCCATTCCGATTTCTTCGCAGCTTACGTCAGCGTCGGGAGAGAGaaggattaataatttattatataatacCCGCCTCCTTCCTTCGTCTCAAACCACTGAAGTAGTGTCTTTAGTAGGCAATAATATCAGCAGTAGGGTTTTGAGAGTGAAAATGGTGAAGGCATGGTTCTACAACGAGTATGGATCTCTGGACGTCCTGCAATTTGGGGAAGTCCCAGATCCAAGTTTAGGGCCTGGCCAGGTTTTGATTAAAATTCGAGCAGCTGCTCTCAATCCTGTGGATTTCAAGATGCGCCAGTATGGCATTTTCCGCACCGCGGATGCCCCCTTTCCTGTATGCTCAACCAAAACCTCCTTTTTTTGGGGTTTCGATTTTTGTTTTGGATTTCATGAACTGAAAGTTGATAAATTTTCACCTTTTTGTTCTGCAGATGGTGCCGGGGTGTGATTTAGCAGGAGTAGTTGCCGATGTGGGCGAAGGCGTGTCGAAATTTAAGAAGGGCGACGAAGTTTACGGTGACATTCAGGATTTCACAGTCGGAAACCCTAGGCAGGTGGGCACTCTGGCAGAGTTCACGGTTGCGGAAGAGCATCTGTTGGCTTTGAAGCCCACCAATTTGTCTTTTGAGGAAGCCGCCAGTTTGCCGCTTGCGCTCTTAACCGCGTTGCAGGCGTTCGACTCAGTTGATTTTCAGAAGGGGCAGAGCGTTTTTATTGTGGGAGGTGCAGGCGGCGTGGGCACTCTGGCGATTCAGCTGGCAAAGCATTTTTTCGAAGCTTCTAGAATTGTTTCGACTTCCAGTGCGGCGAAAGCTGAGTTTGTGAAAAGCCTGGGGGCAGATCTGGTGGTGGATTACACCAAGCAGAGCTACGAGCAAATAGATGAGAAATTTGATTTTGTTTTCGACACCATGGGTACGGTTtcagtttaatttttttttcatttcttcaaATTATAATTTTGTTTGGATGAAAATCGGAGAGGGTTTTGAAGAAAGGGTTTTGAATCTTTTTTTGTTTACAGGCGAATCGTTCAAGTCTCATGTGGTTGCAAAGGAGGGGGGTAAAATTGTGGACATTGCATCATTTCCTCCGCACGAGAAAGCTGTGAATTTGCTTGTGAAGCCCCTAGGCAGCGATTTGGAAAGGCTGGCCCAATACATTGAGAGCGGGAAACTGAAACCTATAATCGATCCAAAGAGCCCGTTTGCTTTTTCTGATGTTTTGGAGGCATTCAAACACCAGGAAAGTGCGCGAGCCAGAGGAAAGATTGTGGTTTCCCCCATTGAATGAGTGGTGTAGATTTGTCCTGTCAAGAAAAGACTGACATTAACGTACAACGTGAACGATCTCCTCTTATCGGATAAAGAGATCTTATCTGATTTTGTATTTCCGTTTCACTTTTATCGAAATAGAGGAATAAAAAGAAAGGTGTACATGCTTGCAATCATTACATTAAGACTATTCCGGATAATTGTCAGAGGGTAAAATTATGTATTTAATACTATGCATTGGAACATGTAATAGATGGCTAGTCAGTGGAGGTTTATTTTGCATCATTATTTGAGGAATGATTTGATGCTATATttgttatattttttctttttttattgttgAATGATAGAATTATAATTTTGTTAAATTTAAGTGAGTGAAAAATACTTTTGTAAGataatttgttttatttaaaagtACATTTTATATCAAATGTTATTTTCAATTAAGATTAAATATCAATGGTAGAAAGTTACATAAAATTGACATTAATTTGCTATTAAGACACTTGTATTAATTGTTCATTTTATTTACATAAAATTGACATTAATTTGCTATTAAGACACTTGTATTAATTGTTCATTTTATTCTACTTTTTATGACATGTTTATATTGAAAATGTGTGGCCCAATGAATTAAATAGTTTAGTATAAAGTACAATTAAACCACAATTAACAAATATAAATTTATGTCTTTTTCAACTTGGGCAAGGCATAAATTTAAATAAACCTATTTTAGTCATagtttaaagttattttattttcactATCATAAAAAAGAGTTatggttttatttttttatttttatttttagttcggCAGGATACTAACGCATCCGATAGATGTGATGATTATTTTATGCTATCCAATGAAAATCATTTATTTTTCACCTTTTCACTTTTTAATAAATGTTTTGATTTTAcaaaaattaaataattcaaataaaattatttattccaaTTTTCATTGACACCTGTCGCTAATTTtatttacaaaaaataaaatttaaattacaaaCGATAAAATTCTCGAAATTGAGAAATATTCTGGAAattgtgaaattaaaaaaaaaacagctTAGAAACAGTACCATCGCTGGTACAaaaagaaatttattctattaattttttttaattttaacattttacatgtttttcttttgtttttgcatttaagattatatatttagtttttaaatttttatattatttattgaaGTTTTCATATAATCTATAATTAAGTTAGTTTAAGATGTATatattaaatgaaaatttattagtattattatttaacttaaaaaaaaatacaaaagtaaataatataaagtttttaataattctattttttttaaattatatatttcaattttttaataatagatataagtttattttttctatttttttcttatttatttaaaaaattattaatttacaaaaaaatgtatttattaattatttttgacaTTATATTTATAGTTGGAATTTTTTCAACTCTATTGCAAACTCTCACAtaatgtaatccaaaaattgtgaactatgaacataatgaattgtgGAAATGTGAtgtcattaaatatatatttatattttttaataatagtaaatttttaataaatatgatttttttaatagTAAATATTAAtaagtttttaataaatataattatatttgacattatatatttatagttttttatatatttatctttaattactttttataattatattacttTTCTATAGTTCATGTGATTTTCCATtatatattgatttaattaattaacatatttcatattaattatatataattttgtatatttttaattttatagatTATGTAATTTACAATAATAAATTATGtgcttgaatttttaattttttatccttttatagtttaataattattatattatatcatcTATAATATATAGTTAACTGAATCtaagatatatattatattaaaactttaataatattattattgaacTTTTACAAATAGAGATATATAAGTAAATAATAGTaggtttttaataaatataattatttttgatattatgtatttaaatttttataataaattatatgtttatttttaaatattggtACACATATAATCACATTACTAAAAAATTATATAATCaatatataattttttcaaaaaataagaaaacttaaaaaaaaaaaaataaacatataatttattattaaaattgaaatatataatttaatatatatagaggtttatattatttacttgtatatatattttaaaaagttaatagtaatactaataaaattttcatttaatatatatatatatcttaaactAAAAACAGTTTTAATTTTCCTCATTAATTTTCAAATTAAAGTAAATCAAATGCTTTTATCATTCTCATAACAtctaaacaacaacttaaaatctATCGGCAGGAACTCGACGTTTTGCGTCTCTTGTTTATAATTGAAATTTATTATAAGATGGATAGCACAAATACATATTAAGGTTTCATTTACTTTGCAATCCTATGTATTATTCATATTGATCATTTTGAGCATCTTTTACATTATACAAATTTTATATTTTCTACTAATAATTAAGCGAGCATCTTATTACACATTATGTATTATCATCATGTGGAAAAAGTGCTTCACATTGACATGATAGAATGTTTGGGTAAAAAAAAGTCCTTAGTTGAATTCTTATTAATGTGTGGTGGTCACTGAATGAATATGATTATCGTAACTTGGTGTATTTCTAGGACAATGTTGGACAATAGGTCTTATTAATGTGTGGTGGTCATTGAATGATTAATGATATCGTAACTTGGTGTATTTCTAGGACAATGTTGGACAATATAAGACTCAATATTGTGTATTGTAGTATGATGTGTGATTGTTGTTGAACTTGAATTAATTATGGCCTAGTAAGTACTAGTGTGTCGGTGCACTTATTTAGATGaattgtgattgttttgaatgcatGATTATGATTGAATTCTATTTAAATAAAGTTCAAAAGTTAATTTCAATTGATTTTTTGGTGAACTTAGAAAACCTTGTGACAATTATATTGTATTATAATGTATTTAAGGAAGTTGTTTAAAACACAAAGTAATTAATGAAAAAATGAATTGTGATGTGTTACTTTGTGGATGTGATTACCTTATTATGAGTGTATATGTGTTGTGTTGTGAACACTTTGTACATGATTTGTGTAAAACACAAAGTAATGAATGAAAAAATGAATTGTTGTGTTCCTTTGTGGATGTGATTACCTTATTATGAGTGTATATGTGTTGTGTTGTGAAAACATTGTACATGATTTGTGTAAAACACAAAGTAATGAATGAAAAAATGAATTGTGTTGTGTTCCTTTGTGGATGTGACTACCTTATTATGAATGTATATGTGTTGTGTTGTGAACACTTTGTGCATGATTTGTGTATCCATGGGTTTGACATACTATCTATCCATCCTTGAGTTTTATGTGTAAGAGTTGGCATTAAATGCTCTATATTATTAAAGATTTGACTATTAATATAGCCATCCAAGATCTAGAAaaatcaatgaaataaaatatatacCAACCATGAGAGGATAATTCTATTCTAACAAAGTATGAAAATACACAACTTGTGTAtatgaacatgatttaataggATGGCTAGGGGTTAGAATGGGAACTCATTGGTTATATAGGAAAATATGATCTACACAAACAACATAAAGATTATGACATATTTTAATCTTATGACTTGATACATAAAGTGGTAATGCCCAAATTAAGCCTAACTAAACTAGTGGGAATATGACCTAAGAGGTAAATTAGTTAGGTGATATAACTCGTTCACTTCGATAGTGAGGATAGCTACAAATATTGAGGAGTCACGCATGTGTGGTTACTTATATTTATAAACCCTATTAAGAGCCAATTTGAGGATTCTAACATTGATACAAGTGGCTTTAAGTTAAATAAAATACCCTTGTGACCATACCTTTCTTTGTGAGAATACCTACTACTTGTAAGAAAGCTAAAATAGAGAAATAATTTCTTATAATAATCTTGAGAGAAGGGTTAtggattttttcttcttctttacaacagttacataagttaaataaaataaatataaataccattcATGCTACAACATCGTGATTTatttggggaaaacccttttgagaaatAAATCCAAATTAGTTGATCTTGATTTCTTAATTCAACCCAACCTTCAATCCTAGTCAGAATTTTAAGTTACATTGAGATTGGAAATAATTGGAATAATTGGAATACATGCAAAGTTATGGAATACAAGAAACTACTAAAAAACACAAATTTTAACATATCTTGAACTTCATATATTACAAAAGAAATACAAAAGAACTTGAAATATTATTATTCcaaaaaacaaaattttaactaTAATCACATACTttgattaaaattataaatataattatatgatagttaacaaaaaaacaaagaaagcTTAGTGAAGGCAAAGGGTCATTAGAGGGAAAAATACCATTCATCAATGAAATACAAAAGAGCTTGAAGCAATAACAGTCCAAAAAATAATATTTGAACAACATAAATACTTTGATTACAAGGATatgaaattttaattaatatttttccaCATCAATGTAAAACTTAACATCTACTCCACCCAATAATCATAATTCTAATAATAATTatgtttaaaaattaaattttatttattattataattataattttaaaaataaactaatAATTGTAATTGTATTATCTTATATTAATGAAATATACTTAACAATTTatacaataaataaatttattaaaactaCAATTGTACTTGGTGCTTGTTAAAATCAAATTAGAACTCTGCTTCTTGCATACTTAGTCGATCATAGCTTTCAGTTTTCGCTCTCTATGTACTTGCACAACTTTCAGTGTTCGTATCTTGAAATCGACAGGATTGAGAGTAGCTGCTCAAACTTTAATCAAAACCTACCCAGGCCCTGCACTTGGACTTGGGATTTCCCCAAATTGGAGGACATCTACAGATCCATACTGGTTGTAGAACCATGCCTTCACCATTTGTACAACTGATATTGATAATTGATATTGATATTGTTGCCCACCCAACGCAGTTTTTCAGTTGATATTGTATCGTATAAAAGGAGGAGGCGGGGGTTATACAATCCTCTTCTCTCCCAACGTTGGCGTAAGCTGTGACGACATCGCaatgaaagaggaaaaggaaaataagcagtccagattcattgaatcttcgTAAGCGTAATTTGCCACGATTAGGCCGGTACGCCATCAATTCTGAGGGTTTAAAACAGGCCTGGAATTAAATGGCCAGTTGACACTTCAAATTAATAACGAATCATAAAAAAATGCAATAAGTAAatttaatacaatattttaatttataatatttattataaaaatataaattaattttgaatagataagatatatttatttataatttaaaaatattttaatgtaaGTTTTTTGAATACTTTTTATTTTTCATATGGATTTAAAAATttagtaattttaatttaattttttttttactaatatagaaatgttgagagatatcaattgaaactattttatttaccttaaaattattttattatatttactaAATACAaagatatttaaattatatatttattttttctctaaTACAAAATATGAACAAGAAAGCCTCTCCTTATATGATTTGCCCTTAGGCGAGGATGAAGAATCCTTTTGtgatggagaggaagattgtgctctatcttgttgtgtCTTAGGATTAGACTGCTTCTGCTTCTTATTTGGTTGTTTGTCTCATATTTGGTCCAAGATTTTGTCCAAGAATCCATCATACTCCTTACGTGGTTGTTTGTACCATACAGACTGATTACGTGACCCAACCATGTAACCCAACTAGAATATGACATGTGTTAGTACGATCCTTATGGAAAAATTAACGTGGCAGGCTGGCATGGACGATTGTACAGGTGACTGTGTAGTACGACGTGTTGATTGTGCACCCTGTGGATAAATCAAGTGATGACACATGTCTCCAAGGTGGCTCGTTGTATGTCGCATTGGCGCCTCATGGATTAGTGAAATGTCGCCACGTGTAAGTGGCAGTGCAAGGTTATTCAAATGAAACCTAGCCGTGTGGCTTGTGGTGGGGTCGGCCGGGCTCTAAATGCCTACCGGAAAAATGAGGTTGCTGGGAGTGAAATGTCGGCTGACGCTAGAGAGGCGAAGGCAACTGGAGGAAGCGTTGAGACTGATGGTGAGGTGGCATCGGAGGCGAACATGATAGAAACTACTCAGTGGCGGAGACAGTCGGTGACACGATAGAGAAAATGATTTAGGGAGGTGGCCGACAGGAATGCAAGTTGGGATGTAGCTATCGGAACACGGGAAAGCAGAGGTCGAAAAGAACAAATGAGCTAGGCAGGGTAGTGGTATGACCCTGCAACAACGCAGGTGTAGGGTACGCAGAGGGGGGGTGGCCATGGGACCCccccaaataaaataataatttttcttttacaaataataaaaaacTACGAAATTTTAAATGTATAAATTATATAGTTTTGcagaaaaaaaaatagttttttttttgaaaaaactgcaTCATACACTCAAATTgggcaatttttttttccaaagtcCAAATGCTCTTTTCaccaaatataggcaaatttatactcgattttatACGTCGAAGTCGAcataggatgcctccaaaatgtgcAGCTCCCTAGATCTAAAAAATGAATGTTCCAAAATGTCTCTAAatagactactcaatgaagccctAATGGACATGATACCATgtatgaatttgttgaaaatagccaagatgaagagcacattgaatagcacaaaagagaggcAAATAggtttgataagaataaattgtattctaatgtaaaatactaatcaattggatcatcaaaattacatacaatgtagatgagttttcttataaaggcaaggccatatggatatgtaagcacacaaTCATTATATGTAGCTCAATGAGaaatgagggtaggtaggagaaataataaaatattccacaagaggtggatcacacATTGAAGATGGAATGTAAAAACaagataagatcacaaaaggtgAATTTATtttacatacatcatccctatgtgcacaattCCCTAAGTCTCTTATAtccaaaatactatgaaatgcattattctaagtcaacttaagtaaagtgtaattatgacaTTATTTGCACCAACACTTATTATGGTTTAGGAGTTAATTTTATGATATTCATCATATTGGAggttatattttttttaatctacAGTTACTATATTTGCatctttgagaaaaaaatttcaaatttcttaTTACTTTTAGGTGCATCTAGGTTTTTCTGATTGGTGGATTTTATTGAGATAAGAAATTATTTAAATACAAAATGAATTTCTTAGCTTGAAATATGCAGGAATATATATAAAACTTGTGAAGAAAATAATCTTTCAAATTTTGATTCAAAGCGATATAATTCAAAAAACCCTTTTTTAATGTAATTAAATACACTCAAATGGAATGCCATAAAATTATTTCCATATCCAAGATATTTGTCATGTTTAAAAAATGCTAGATGAAATTTTTTAAGGAAAAGAAAAAAGTTGGAGATTGAGCAACTAGATCAATTAACGtactttaatattataatttaaaaaaatgtaaatTAAGTTTATTTTTACTACAAGttcatatttttatatataatattacaCTTTGTGTCAGATGTAAAGTCAAGTTGTCGATTATTATAGTTTTAAATAGATCTTTTAGAAATCAAATTGATTTAAAATATCGTATTGTATGTTCAATTAGTTAGTTCTATAATTAAGACATTTAATAGATGTGATGGTGGCTTAGCCTCTCTTATATCACTCTATCCCTCTCCTAAATTTACTCCTACCCATAAGGACATTTTGGTGCAAGAGAATGATAACAGTAGCACCTATCTCAATGCTCTCCCTTTTAGAGATGAAGAATTGATGAATCATGCTTGACACACTCTCAAAATTTGTCCTACTTATGAAGATATTTTAGCACAAAATGATGATATTATAAGATCAAAATAATTGAGATTGATGACCCAAAAAACATAACTAATATAATGTTTAATAATTTGTTTAAATATTGATTGCAAGACAAGCACCTACCTTAAAGATATCCCAAAGTATTGTACTATTGTAATGATTATTAACATATACAAATTTCAACTGGATGGAGCATCAAAACTCTCTTTGAGTTTTTTTTGGAAGCCTTGTGTTTAGATTTGTAGATAAGATCTAATGTACATAGTATAACACAATCTTAGTTACTTTAATTTTGTTCGAATAAATTAACAAAACCTTAAATCCATTTTTTGCACATCCAAATGTATAATCTCTTATGTAATGATCCATTTTTTGTACATCCGAATGTATAATCTCTAATGCAATGATGATTTGCAACTTATATAACGGTAGAAGACAAACACCCACCTTAAAAATATTGCAATGTATAGTCTTAATATACTCATGGATCCCAatgtatttttattattgttatcatAGACAAATTTCAATTAGATAGAAGTCATGTCAAGatttatagataaaatatatttgttTGAAGTTTGACATTTGTctaataatgtgatttaatttgattgattttcaGAATATTATTTAAATGATTAATTATTAAGTATTAAAGTAATATATGTGATTAATAATACAACAAAATTTTAATAATATGGTGAATGCAATTTTTTCTCTTCTTAAAACTAAATTAGAAATCCTCTTCTTCTTAAATTATTTTACACACAAAAAATGAAAACTTGAAACCATTTTATTAGGTGATAATTtaattttgtttaaataaaattctaTCAACTTTGGAGAAGTCAAATATATATATTCTAAGATTTGAAATAACTACATTATATTCTGCTTCATTAGCCACACACGCATTGCACTCTGAGGAGGCGCAAGTGCATCAATACAGACACATTATTCGGACAGCTGAAATCAAAA contains these protein-coding regions:
- the LOC131073951 gene encoding 2-methylene-furan-3-one reductase, encoding MVKAWFYNEYGSLDVLQFGEVPDPSLGPGQVLIKIRAAALNPVDFKMRQYGIFRTADAPFPMVPGCDLAGVVADVGEGVSKFKKGDEVYGDIQDFTVGNPRQVGTLAEFTVAEEHLLALKPTNLSFEEAASLPLALLTALQAFDSVDFQKGQSVFIVGGAGGVGTLAIQLAKHFFEASRIVSTSSAAKAEFVKSLGADLVVDYTKQSYEQIDEKFDFVFDTMGESFKSHVVAKEGGKIVDIASFPPHEKAVNLLVKPLGSDLERLAQYIESGKLKPIIDPKSPFAFSDVLEAFKHQESARARGKIVVSPIE